The Marinomonas maritima genome segment ATTTCATTGTACGCAATATTTTTAGACGATAGCAATTGTTTTGCTCTAGTGCAAAATGGGCAGTAGTTGCTCGAATAAATAGTAACAGAAGCCATATTTTAGTCTCTTATCCTTTAACTAAAGGCAAGTTAGATGATTGCCATTCAGCAATGCCGCCTTGAAGTTTATATACCTTAGTGAAGCCTGCCTTTTTTAAGTCTTTTGCACTTGCACCGGAGGTGACACCAGATTTGCATACTATGATGATTGGGGCGTCTTTGTGTTTCTCAAGACGTGTTTGATTTTCTTTCATCTTGGTAGCTGGAATGTTTAATGCGCCAGTGATGTGGCCCGTGTTGAATTCTTTTTCAGGACGAATGTCGACAACAACAGCGTCTTCGTTGTTCATTAAGTTGGTGGCTGCTGAAGGTGTTAACCCCTGTGCACCGCCCTTGCTTTCAACAAATAGTAGTGTGGCAAGAATCGCTAAAAAGACAGCGACCATTTCCCAGTGGTTAATAGAAAATTCGATAAGTTGGTTAATCATAATAGTAAAGCCCATATTTAAACTGCCAGCATTATACACGCCGAGTGGAATCGGTACATAGTCTCAGACAAAGGTGACAACTATATGATGGGGTGAGTAAGGAAATGAGAGAAAAATCGGATCATAACGAGCCCTTAAGGGCTCGCTATGATGTTGGTCATTTTACTTTGTATTGGTGGAGTCAAAGATCTTATCGGCATTACCTTCGATAAAGCTGTCAAATAAATTGCCGTCTGCCATGAAGTGGCGTCGAGCGAATTCATAAAAACAACTTGGAATGGTTCTTTGTTTACCGTCAGAGAAAGTGTAATCCACTTTATCGGCCATGGTCGAAGACTGTTCCAAGAATGATTGAGGCGTACCTTTAACTAAGCCTCCCACTTGATTTAATGCATAACCTTCATCAATAAGCATCTGGTTAACAGCTTTGATGGTTGGGTATTTCTTAAGATGGTTGATGCTGACAGTAAAGTGGTTCGCTTGTAATCCTATTGTGGATAACCAAGCTGCGTATTCACTGTGTTCCGCCAAGGCAAGATAGTCGGCTTCTGTTGGCGTTTGCCATAACTTTCCTGCCCAGAAAACAGCGGGAGATTGCACCGCATCGGCAGGGATTTGTGCGATGAATTTCCCGATAATTTCTTGGCAGTGCTGTGGCAATTCTTCTACCAATAATTCAGAGAGGAAAATCTTTGGGGAGTCCGCATCGGTTTTGTGCTTATAGCAACGAGCTTTGAGATGCTTACTCTCAAAAATAAAAGCACCGTACGCTTTGTAACCGATGGCTTCGAGTTGAGGCTCTAGTTTTTCCAAAGAGATTGGCGAGTTATTAAAGGTACGAAAGGCCACATGATCGTTTAATACAGTTTCGCCATGGCTTTCAAAAAGTTGCTGAATACGCTGAGCTTGTGGTGTGATTTGAGTGTAACTGTTCCACAAAGCACTAAAAAAATCAGAAGGTGTCATAGGGTTTCCCATAATAGCTTGAAGTCGTTTAAGTTACTTTAGTGCAGTGATGAGCGGTAATGCAAAAGGTAAAAATGCATTTCATGATGCATAAAAGTATTACGAGTCGTCTTTACGCTGGGTTCTTGTTGACTA includes the following:
- a CDS encoding rhodanese-like domain-containing protein, translated to MINQLIEFSINHWEMVAVFLAILATLLFVESKGGAQGLTPSAATNLMNNEDAVVVDIRPEKEFNTGHITGALNIPATKMKENQTRLEKHKDAPIIIVCKSGVTSGASAKDLKKAGFTKVYKLQGGIAEWQSSNLPLVKG
- a CDS encoding DUF1338 domain-containing protein, which translates into the protein MTPSDFFSALWNSYTQITPQAQRIQQLFESHGETVLNDHVAFRTFNNSPISLEKLEPQLEAIGYKAYGAFIFESKHLKARCYKHKTDADSPKIFLSELLVEELPQHCQEIIGKFIAQIPADAVQSPAVFWAGKLWQTPTEADYLALAEHSEYAAWLSTIGLQANHFTVSINHLKKYPTIKAVNQMLIDEGYALNQVGGLVKGTPQSFLEQSSTMADKVDYTFSDGKQRTIPSCFYEFARRHFMADGNLFDSFIEGNADKIFDSTNTK